The Cannabis sativa cultivar Pink pepper isolate KNU-18-1 unplaced genomic scaffold, ASM2916894v1 Contig3, whole genome shotgun sequence genome window below encodes:
- the LOC133033287 gene encoding protoporphyrinogen oxidase 1, chloroplastic-like, with amino-acid sequence MSMASSSTSSSVTLTYLPNCHLRRSFLPNSNSKSKPTRIRCESTISPARLSTQSNLDGALADAVVVGGGISGLCIAQALATKHPNAAPNLILTEATDRVGGNITTIERDGYLWEEGPNSFQPSDPMLTMAVDSGLKEELVLGDPTAPRFVLWNGKLRPVPSSPKDLPFFDLMSIPGKLRAGFGALGIRPPPPGHEESVEEFVRRNLGDEVFERLIEPFCSGVYAGDPSKLSMKAAFGKVWKLEQIGGSIIGGTFKAIQERNQAPKTPRDPRLPKPKGQTVGSFRKGLAMLPNAISSRLGSKVKLSWKLSSISKLDNGGYSLTYETPEGLVTLQTKSVIFTVPSHVASSLLRPLSDVAADSLAKFYYPPVAAVSISYPKDAIRPECLIDGELKGFGQLIPRSQGVETLGTIYSSSLFPNRAPSGRILLLNYIGGATNTGILSKTEGELVEAVDRDLRKILIRPNAPNPLTLGVRVWPQAIPQFLVGHLDILDSAKGALRNDGLQGLFLAGNYVSGVALGRCVEGAYDVAAEVASFLSQYSYK; translated from the exons atgtcAATGGCCAGTTCCTCCACCTCCAGTTCAGTCACCCTCACCTACCTTCCGAATTGCCATTTACGCCGCTCTTTCCTTCCCAATTCCAATTCCAAATCCAAACCCACTCGCATTAGATGCGAATCCACCATTTCTCCCGCCAGGCTCTCTACGCAATCCAACCTAGACGGTGCCCTCGCCGACGCCGTAGTCGTCGGGGGTGGCATCAGCGGCCTCTGTATCGCCCAGGCTCTCGCCACCAAGCACCCCAACGCTGCTCCTAACCTCATCCTCACTGAGGCCACCGATCGTGTTGGAGGTAACATCACCACCATCGAAAGGGACGGGTATCTCTGGGAGGAGGGCCCCAACAGTTTCCAGCCCTCGGATCCTATGCTCACTATGGCT GTAGATAGTGGGTTGAAGGAGGAGCTGGTTCTGGGGGATCCTACCGCACCTCGATTTGTATTGTGGAATGGGAAGCTGAGGCCGGTGCCCTCGAGCCCAAAGGATCTTCCTTTCTTTGACTTGATGAGCATTCCGGGAAAGCTCAGGGCTGGGTTTGGAGCCCTTGGCATTCGTCCTCCTCCTCCA GGACATGAGGAATCTGTTGAAGAGTTTGTACGCCGTAATCTGGGCGATGAAGTTTTTGAACGCTTGATAGAGCCCTTTTGTTCAG GTGTTTATGCTGGTGATCCTTCCAAATTAAGCATGAAGGCAGCATTTGGCAAAGTTTGGAAGCTCGAGCAAATTGGAGGTAGTATCATAGGTGGAACTTTTAAAGCAATCCAAGAAAGAAATCAAGCTCCTAAGACACCCCGAGACCC GCGTCTACCTAAACCCAAGGGCCAAACAGTTGGATCTTTCAGGAAGGGACTTGCAATGTTGCCAAATGCAATTTCTTCAAG GTTGGGTAGCAAAGTGAAATTATCTTGGAAGCTTTCTAGTATCAGTAAGTTGGATAATGGAGGCTACTCTTTGACATATGAAACACCAGAAGGATTGGTTACTTTGCAGACCAAAAGTGTTATCTTTACTGTTCCTTCCCATGTCGCAAGCAGTTTGTTGCGCCCTCTATCT gaTGTTGCTGCAGATTCACTGGCAAAGTTTTATTATCCTCCAGTTGCAGCTGTATCGATTTCATATCCAAAGGATGCTATTCGACCTGAATGCTTAATAGATGGTGAACTCAAGGGATTCGGTCAATTGATTCCCCGCAGCCAAGGGGTTGAAACTTTAG GAACTATTTACAGCTCATCTCTCTTTCCTAATAGGGCACCAAGTGGAAGGATACTGCTTCTAAACTACATTGGAGGTGCCACTAATACTGGAATTTTATCCAAG ACGGAGGGTGAACTCGTGGAAGCAGTTGATAGGGATTTGAGGAAGATCCTAATCAGACCGAATGCCCCGAATCCACTTACTCTTGGAGTGAGAGTGTGGCCACAAGCCATTCCACAATTCTTAGTTGGTCATTTGGATATTCTTGACTCTGCCAAAGGTGCTCTAAGGAATGATGGGTTGCAGGGGCTGTTTCTTGCAGGCAACTACGTATCTGGGGTAGCCTTGGGTCGGTGCGTTGAGGGTGCATATGATGTTGCTGCTGAGGTCGCAAGTTTCCTCTCACAGTACTCGTACAAGTAG